The DNA region TCGTCACTCCCTCGGCCATCAACGCGGTGCACTTCTTCCTGCGGATGATCTGGTCCACACCCGCCAGTTCCTGCCGCGTGTTGATACCGAGGATTTCTTCGGCGGACTTCGTCTCGAATGCCCCAACTCTCTGTTTCTGGCGCGCGAGAATCTGGATAACGTCCGTCAGGTAATACTCTTTCTGCGCATTGTCATTGCGAAGACGCGCGAGCGATTCGAAAAGCGCCGGAGCTTTGAAGACATAGATTCCCGAATTGATTTCGGAAATCCTCAGGACTTCGGCGGATGCATCCCGATGCTCGACGATGGAGTCGAGGTCGCGATTGTCGCGCCGCACGATGCGTCCATAACCGGCGGGATTCTCGATATCCGCGGTCAGGACCGAAGCCTGATAGCCGCCGTCACGATGAAACCTGATGAATTCTTCGAGTGAACGGGGAGTGATGAGCGGCACGTCCCCCGGCATCACGAGAACATCGCCCGCATAACCCGAAAAGCTTTCCCGTGCCGCAAGCACGGCGTGCCCCGTCCCAAGCTGTTCCTTCTGTTCGACGAATGTCACGCCCGCAACAGCGGCTTTCACCTGTTCGGCCGAGTGCCCGACAACCACAAAAATATCCTGAGAAACAGCGCGGGCGCCCGCCACGACATGTTCGATCAGGGCGCGGCCGCCGGCGCGGTGAAGCACCTTGGCATATTTCGATTTCATCCGGGTGCTCTTGCCGGCGGCAAGAATCAAAACTCGAAGAGTGTCCATAAAGTGAGATTTTACAGGTTAGCAATCTCCATGACTGCCTGCGCAAGCCGATGTGGATCATGACGGATCATCCCGTCTTGAGTAAGCAACTCGCGTTCCACGATATTCGTGCGAAACCCGGCCAGCCGCTCGCGGTCTATCTCCACGAGAGTGGCGCTCTCGGCTTCGTATGGTTTGAGCATTTCGGCCGAAGGCACGGCGCTGTTCACCAGGATATTGGGAAACAGAATTCCATCGCAATGTTCCGCCAATGCCTGAACATGATCGGCCGCGGAATAAGCATCCGTTTCGCCGGGCTGAGTCATGATATTTTGAATATAGATTTTCATCGCCCCTGAAGCGCGGACAGCGCCGATAACCTTCTGGACGAGCATATTTGGAATCAGGCTGGTATACAACGAACCCGGACCAATGGTGATCAGATCCGCGGAGGCGATTGCTTCCAGGGCGTCCGGCAGTGGACGGGCATCGGGCGGGTCCAGCTGGACACGCCGGATGCGTTTCCGCTGGGCCGTGATGCGGGTTTCGCCTTCGACCCAGGATCCGTCTTCGAGCTCGGCCCTCAACTGCACATTGGAATTGGTAGACGGGTAGATGACTCCTTTAATGGCAAGCACTTCCGATGTGAGCCGAACGGCGACAGCAAAGTCCCCGGTCACGCCTGCCATTGCCGTCAGAAACAGGTTTCCGAAACTGTGATTGTGCAGTCCGCCGTCGCTGTTGAAGCGGAAGCGGAAGAGATGCGACATCAGATGTTCGTCTTCAGACAGAGCGATCATGCAGTTACGGATATCGCCCGGCGGCAGGACGTGAAGTTCTTCGCGTAGCCGTCCGGAACTGCCGCCGTCGTCTGTGACGGTAACGATAACGGACAGATCCAACTCGAATTCTTTCAGGCCCCGCAAAAGAGTGGAAAGCCCGGTTCCGCCGCCTATGGAGACGATTCTGGGCTTACGGGAACTCACTTCTCTGACGTCGTTACCAGTTGCTTGAAGTCGGTGTCGTCGTGAAGCGATTCAAAGTCGGCGTCGCGCGCAGCCAGAAACCGGTTCTCCGGCCGGTAATGGATCGATTGTTTGAGATGGTGAAGCGCCTGATCCCGGTTTCTCTGCAAAGCGTTAG from Terriglobia bacterium includes:
- a CDS encoding NTP transferase domain-containing protein, encoding MDTLRVLILAAGKSTRMKSKYAKVLHRAGGRALIEHVVAGARAVSQDIFVVVGHSAEQVKAAVAGVTFVEQKEQLGTGHAVLAARESFSGYAGDVLVMPGDVPLITPRSLEEFIRFHRDGGYQASVLTADIENPAGYGRIVRRDNRDLDSIVEHRDASAEVLRISEINSGIYVFKAPALFESLARLRNDNAQKEYYLTDVIQILARQKQRVGAFETKSAEEILGINTRQELAGVDQIIRRKKCTALMAEGVT
- a CDS encoding gluconeogenesis factor YvcK family protein, whose product is MSSRKPRIVSIGGGTGLSTLLRGLKEFELDLSVIVTVTDDGGSSGRLREELHVLPPGDIRNCMIALSEDEHLMSHLFRFRFNSDGGLHNHSFGNLFLTAMAGVTGDFAVAVRLTSEVLAIKGVIYPSTNSNVQLRAELEDGSWVEGETRITAQRKRIRRVQLDPPDARPLPDALEAIASADLITIGPGSLYTSLIPNMLVQKVIGAVRASGAMKIYIQNIMTQPGETDAYSAADHVQALAEHCDGILFPNILVNSAVPSAEMLKPYEAESATLVEIDRERLAGFRTNIVERELLTQDGMIRHDPHRLAQAVMEIANL